tatAGCAGGAATGCTGGTAAGAAAGGATAAGCTGTTCTTAACCTTAAATATCATATCCCCCAAGTCACACATTTGTACCACACTACAAATCTAGACAACAACTGAGGATCTCAATTCCTGGACAGATGGAAATTCACATTTAAGCAGTAGCAAAATCCATtgagatttctgtttctctaaCAGAGATGTGTTAGAGATAAGATAGGTGAAGCTAGGATGAGATATTGTCCTAAAACATAGATGAGTTTATACTTTGAACTTCAGTAACTCTGGTTTTGTTGCCAAGGATGGCTTctccctgctgtgtctcctgCTGCTTTGTCTAGTTCTGTAGTTTTACTATTTAGTTCTGTGATTTTTACTATTTAGTATCCTATTCTCTCATGCTGTTGGGCCAGAATGTTGTTCTTCAGTGACTGGAACCACACTGTTTTCAATGCATTACTTAGTTATCAGAATGACGTGGTTTTATAGAAGCCTGCAAGTCACCTTGTGTCATTGAAAAATGATGGATAGACTGTTACAAAATATGCATAGAGccccactgaaaaaaacaaatcacaaCTTTCTAGTTAATATTCATTAGCCAAATCTCAGCAATAGCAATGTGAAAccctttcttctgtttcaagTTAAAATTACGTACTAAGGTGAGGTTTGCAGAGGAATAAAGCACCTTTACTAAATCAGCACATAATCTTAAAATAATTGGCAAGCTTTTGGTTAGTGAGGTGAGCTTTCAAGGTGTTATAATAATTCTAGCAATTTATATAATATCATTAATGGCATGATGTTTATAAAAAGATTTTTGATCCAAAAAGCTCCGTGCCTGCTTAGACAATCACATGTTTACATAAACTTCTTGTATTTGAATGAATGAACTTGGCTTTCTCTAAATTTGAATAATCATTACTGGTGTTTTGCTCCTTGATTTACGTCTCTATTAAAATGCACACTGCTGGATCAAGTCCTTCTTGtagaagcagaggaagaaggtaTAAAGAGCTGCCTACTATACAAAAAGCAAGAGGACTCCTGTTTTGATGCCAGAGGGAACTGTAAGGAATGACACTTTCAAACACCACAAGTGCAAACTGTCTGAGGCCCATATTGGATGTTAAGGAATAAAAAGATGTAAGCAAAGAAATAATGAGTAACTGCTTAAAACTGCTTAAGGAGAcaaatgaggtttttttcccagtgatcCAGAGGATGGTCAGGTCAGGACAGAAGCATAGTGATAcctctagaatgctttgtagaTGGTTAGGGCAGTCTGGGGCTCAGATGACTGGTATAAAGGCTGGAAGGAAAATGCTATGTACCACAAGTAAAGGCTTCATAGTCAGACTGCAAATGTGCCAgttaggaaaaggaaagaattgcTGCTTTGATTGTACTTAGATGAAGATTGGCTTGTGTCCAGGAGGAGCTGCCcctaaaaaaggaagaaagagaccTATGAGATATGGGAAAGAAtgttttcactaaaaaaaaaaaaatctgagcagaaaaaatgcagtccaggagaaaaaattttaaaatggtgGAGCATTCAGCAAAAACTTGGAATGATGGTGAGGACTCTATAAACCATCAGACCTATGTAGTAAGTGGGGAAAGAAGTATTGTGCAGAGTCAGAAAAACTATGTAAACTGAGTTGATAAAGAATGATTCAAAGGTCCAAAACTAGCTGATAAGgtgaaaaggacagaaaaggaagcaaGACCTTTGGATTTAGCCACAAGCcaatcattaatttttttagaagGTCAATGTGAGTAGAGTGACCTTAGCAAAATCAACTGAATCAAAAAGCAAGAATTTGAACAGAGATAGCATAAACTTGGTGGGGGGttatttgttgggttttttttttttaattagatggCAAAATTTGGTAACTAGGAATTAAATAGCATcaagaaaattcctttttggAACTTGAAAAAATAATCCTGGTATACTTTTTGGTAGAAGAGTAGTGTTTGCTGCAATTATGTTACAAATGAGTCCTAACAAGCTGAATGAGTTATGAGAAAGTTCTGCAGTTGTATGAAACTGGCTAATGCATACTTGGTATCATGTCaactaaaaaaattaacttttctcCGAGAACTGTGTAAATTTATGGAGAACTCACACTGTGTAATTTGTCCTGGGAAGGTGTAGTGTTTACCTGTGCCAGAAAGACAAACTGCTAAATGAATAATTACctagtaaaataaaacacacttgTATATCTAAGGCATGTTAAAACTGTGGctaatttgttgtattttgagacTATAGCTTATGTTTTAATATATGTTTAAAATATGTAGCTGGAGGAATATTGAGCAAGGCACTGCAGGGATGATACAGGCAGAACCAAAAATCATGTTGAAAGAAAGATACAGATTTTTTACAACTTTAAAGAGAATAATTTggataaaagtaattttttgctATGTCTGCTTTTTACTTGGCAAAATGAAATGATTTAAAAGTGAACTTATgtgcaaagtaaaaaaaatgcagaatagGTTGAAGGGGATACACTAAATATGAGTAGAGCTGGTAGCAAACATTTCTTGTAGACTGTTTCTGTAGAGATAGAGGTATTTTTGAAGATAAGTCTGTTGATTTTATCACTGAGAGGTTTTGCAGGGAGACTTAAGTACAGGTCTATTAGGAGCTAGCCAGTTTaggttttaattttaagatGACTTTTCATCATATCACAATACGCATTTTGAGAAGCCATTAATTCGAAATTGGGATATTCTTGAAACACCTCTTCAGTaattaaagtatttaaatatttttttaggtgAATCACAAACTCTTAAGGTTGTAGCCTAAAAATCTGAATTCTTAATGTATGAAATATTGGAACTTTTGGTAAAATTGAATTTGTCTACTACAGGATTCTTGAAGAACGTGCATATTTGATGACTAAAAATAACCATATGATGCACTTCAGTGCACTTTTTAGAGAAAAACTTTAAAACGTGACTGGAAATCTTCCAAGTCAGGTTGCTGCTGAAGAGCCCTGCGTGGAAATGAAATCCAGGTGTGCTGGAAGAAGCCGTCGGtcagctctggggctgtgtctCCCGGGGCTGCCTCCGGGCTCGGCCGCTCCAGCCGCTCCTCCATCGGGGCTGCTGGGCCGGGAGCCGGGGAGTGGGGGAGCGGGAagccgggccgggagcggggctgggagcgAGGGAGCCGTGCCGGGAGCGGGGGAAGCCGGGCcgggggagcgggagcgggagccaggggagccgggccgggagcgggagccgggGGAGCCGAGGCGGGGTAGCCGGGCcgggagccgggctgggagcggggGAGCCGAGGCGGGGGAGCCGGAGCGGAagccgggctgggagcgggggagccgggccgggagccgggccgggagcgggggaGCCGAGGCGGGGGAGCCGGAGCGGAagccgggctgggagcggggGAGCCGAGGCGGGGGAGCCGAgccggccccgcccggggcccCGCCGGGAGCCGCAGGCGGGCGCTGCccccccgggctgggctgggccgggccgggccgggcgcgcATAAagcgggcgggccggggcgggcgcggagccGTCCCGTGGTGTCCGGCCGGCAGAGATGCTGCGAGTGCGGTGCCTGCGCGGGGGCAGCCGGGGAGCCGAGGCAGCGCATTACATCGGCTCGCGGGTTGGTGCCGCGCCGAtccggggctggggctggggctgaggacGCTCCGTGCGGCGGGGTCCCGTGGGGCGCCTTGGCCGGGGTGCTCCGAGCCGCGACGGGAGGGTGCGGGACGGCCGCTGGCTTCTCTCACTGAGGTTCACCCACCCAGCATCCCCCCGCCTCGGTCTGCCAGTGCCGTGCTCTGATCTCCTTACGCTTCTAAACGAAATGTATCTTAAATggcaaaatttccttttaagtaTCTTCCAGGCCGTGAATAAATTAGAATGGCTGTAACAAGCCGTGTTTCTGTTAATACTCCAAATAACATATATTGCTTTGGGATTATAATGTTAAGGCATTTGTGGGCTGGACCATagctttttgccttttgtaAGGGAAGCATAACTttcattgttatttttattttaagcttcgAGGAGTCTTTACAGGATGGGTGCAACGAACTTTCCAGAGCACCCAGGCAGCTACGGCCTCCCAGAacacctgtgctgctggtgaCAAGGCTACAAGCCCTGTGCCCAAGGACTGTCTTGTTTGCTCATACAATGAATGGGATCCACTGGAAGAGGTCATTGTGGGAAGAGCTGAAAATGCTTGTGTCCCACCTTTTTCTGTGGAGGTGAaggtaaacaataaaaaatagcCTTAAATAGAAAATGTagaatttatatataaaattttcctAAGCTTTACAATGCATAAGGTGTGGTGTTTACTCTTGAGGATTCTCCTTTCAAGATGGTTGTTTACATCAGTGAAACTTAACAGCATAGCCATGTTGGTGAGGgatgtgcttttttctttggaCTTTCAACTGAATTAGCTGTTTTAACCAAAGTCACTATCGGAGAGAGAACCTCTAATATGTGTAATCTCCTCTAGTAGTATAGCCCTGATGTTATCAAAATGCACACACAAGCTTTTGAGATAGGTGGTTGGACTGATGAAACTTTAATTTGGCTTGAAGCTAAGTAGGGTTACCACTTGAAAGAAAAGCGTAGTTTTCTACTTAATAGTCTGAGCAAGATTGAGTTCTGTCGCTGTAGACTGACAGGACTCTTGTGTTAGAGAGCTCTGAAGTAGTTTACTGAAACTCCTGTGTGctacagtaaatattttgtgGAAATACATAGTCCACtgttttttcaggatttttctgTGCCTAAAACTATGCCAGCAACctaaataaattaatgtttctTTGTTCTCTGGAATCTTGTATTTAAAACAGTAACACTCAAATAGTGGGTTTGCCCCAGATTTTTGTATACTTGACCTGGACTTTAAAGTTGCTGAGTATGTATGTTACTTGCATTTGTGGGCATGTTCTTGAGTCTTTCTCTTTCATTGTTACAGTACTCAAGTACTACCTGCAGGGCAGCATGTAATCCATGGCTATCACAGCAAAATGAGCTGGCACACGACTTCTGCCTGAGAGACCTTAGTAAAAACTTAAAGGACATCCTGACAGAATTGACCAAAAGacctcagttaaaaaaaaaaaaaaaaaaaagaatttttatctGACATTGAAAGAATGGCAAACAAAGATACCGAAAATATGTTTAAAGTGCTGGAAATGGTTGTTTAGGGGAAGTTTGAGATGGACTTGTATAGAAGACTTCTCTTCCCTTAGccctttttatatttatatatatatatatattgggttttttttagaatcTGGGTTATTTCTTTCAGAGACTCCAAAGATATCCTAGCAGCTTCAGAGAAGGAGGTGAATGAGGGTTAGCATTTCTAACATACAAGTGTATGTATGTGCATTTATGTAAGACTGACATAATAAATGTACAGAAAGAGTAAGGCAAAAGATGTCTAACATTTTACATTATAACATTAAATGAGGCAAAATTCTGTTCCTAACCAGTGGACAGGGCTTTGCTTTAgcacaagaaaaaacatttcaagtgTCCAACTTGCTGAAGTGTCACATGCTTGTTTTACTGCCTATGGAGCCAGAACTACTCACGTGAGGTCAGAACTTCACTTTCTCTTACATGTGATATCAAAAGCTCAGTGAGGAATGTCAAAGTGTAGGATTCCCTCTGCAATTCAAATACCTATGACTTAGGGTTAAAGCAAGCTTTGAATTTGCTTTCTGTCAATTGCCAAGTCCAGAACAGGTAATGGGAACAGAGCCAGCTGAGATATGGTTTCCTCtagttttctctgcttttgtcttaAATGTTGCTGTAGAAACTACAACAATAACACCTGGAAGGTGTTGCTGAATAATCCAAGCAGCAGTCCAGTCCTATCTtgacattattattattattattaattgaTTCATGATCGTTCAAATCTCCCTGTGGCTGAAAGGTAaggtgtgtatgtgtgtgttgcTGCAGTGTAATAAAATAGCCAGAAATCCCCGTTCCTGCCTCCGCAAGTAGCAAAACTAGAGTTGATGGGTATCACATGCTGTCTGCTGAGTGCATGAGGGTCATTGCTTATGAAAACTGCAGTTTAAAACTAATGAATTCTGCTCTTATAACAAAAATTTGAAGCTTTGGACCTGAGACACTCTAAAAAATGTATCTCAAATTATAGCAGTTTGGTAAATACTTGTGTTGAGAATGTGTTTTAAGATTGTATGCATGTGTAtttagtaaatatttaaatgcagGTCGTATGGCTGCATTCAGCACTCTATTGTACTTTGAGACAAGGGTTTGGTGTACTCAACTGGTTTTGCTGTGATGTGGGAATGATGTGCTTGGCataagaaggaggaaggaaggaattgaATAGGGAGCCCTGCATATCTGATGAATATTAATGAGCTGATACTTTATTGCATATCCTTTTCAGAGCTTGAAACGGGCTATGTAAAGGTAAATACAGTATTTGGAAACTTGAAAAATCTTAGCATTAATTAGGAAGATCCCTTTTTTGAATCAGCCCTTCAgtgaaaaatcccaaaattgAGATATATTCTTCTGAAGCAGTTAACAGTCAAGCAGTTGAACTTCATAGCTTTGTACTCTGCACTGCTTTTCAGTATATTTTGTGAATAATAATGCATTTTGGGTGAGGAGGTATTATTAACACAGATCACTATATCTTGAGTGAGAAGATGGGAGTGTGTACATGTGTTTACTACGGAATTAGGCAAAAAGAATTTTGATCTGAACTTAAGTTTTAATATCCCAAATTCAATAACTGTCACTACTAGGTTTAAGGTACATCTTGATAATGTTAATTATTTTCCATGACAAATGTTTAAAGTAAATAGTAATGATAGGGAGCAATACTGGTGTTTCTTAAAGGCAATCTTTCCTTACAGCATGCTCTtaaatttcttcctggaaaggaagagtttgttttaaatgttgTCTTTTCTGTGTCCTATCCATGGTCCTTTTTGAACAGTCTGAACTGACTTGTATGTGTATGACCAAAGGGGCCTGAAACGTCAACCATGATTTGCTCTGAAATGCATGTCCCAGCCATACACCTTTTTCCCAGTTATTCAGAAGGCAGGGAATGTGAGTAGTGTTACAGTGTTAACCTGTATTCTGCTGTAACTTTTAAGATTACACCATTCCATTAGTGCAACACAAGTGTGGTTCCTCGGGTTTGAAAAAAAGCAGTACTAGAGGGCGtggtggagagaggagctgcgCCTCTTAGGGATTGATGATATTCACATACACCATAGGTGGCTCTGGAAATAACCAGCTTCACTCCACAGGACTTTATCTCATTAGCAGAACATGTTTCCATAGGAATGTTAAGCACTTCATGTGATCTGCATGTGACTTCTGACCAGCTGGCAAGTTCGAGGTGATCAAATTACCCAAGACCTCACTTatagaaaaagaacaaattccCTCAGGAAGGATGGGAAGAAGCTTCAGTACTGGAGGAGCAGGGTGCCCATGCTGAGGCTCTCTGTGTAAATGTTAAGGCTGaacttcctttcttctctcttacCTCTGTAGGATGAGGCAAATATCCAGAAATAGTAGAGGATAAGGTGAATATCCTGGATTGTTAAAGGGGATCAGGCTTGCCTTCAGATGGATGGCCTTGCCTGCTCAGGCTCAGTGGCAGTGCTAGCACAAAAGAGTGTTATTGCTCTGATTTTGGTGAGAACATTGCGTTCTGAGAGGTAGTCAGGACTGCAGTGTCAGGAGACAACCTCATGTTTGGAAGGGCAGGTTCTCGTGCAACTCACTGCTGTCCCTCATGCTGCCTGAAGGAGATGTTGCTGACCTGTTCCTGACCTGTTCTGCTGTCATTCCAGAAGGGCTCCGTATGCACTTGCATCTCTGCTAACCCTGACATGACAGAGGAACATCAGACACATCAAACCCAAGCAGCATCACTTGTTTTGACTATATGCCTGGGTTTTCTCACCCATGAGAGCTAGGACATTATTTTGAATTTGTTTTAATGTAAGAAGGCTACCACAGCATTTCAGCAGAGGATTTAGGTCTGTAAAAGTTGTCCTTGCTTTAATCCAACCCTGGCAGATGAATTTAGTATCTTTTGCCTCTTCTAGACTGCTGCTGCACCTGAAGTGTGGCCCCTTTTGGCCAACAAGGCATGTTACCTGTGCTTGGGATGGCTTTAGAATTTCTGATGTCACCATTGTGACGGTGCTGAAGTGAGGTTGTAATAAGGTGGCTAGAGATGTGTGCCCTTTGGAGATGAGCTCAaggttgttttaatttaaaaacatatcTGATAGCTTTATCAAATAGCAGAGTCTACAATGTTTGGTGTGTTTGCACAAGTGTGCTGTAATAGGGACCTAATGGCCACTTGGCAATACTAGTCACTCAATACTAACTGAAGTGTAATGTAGTCAAAATATTGCAGGAATCACATAAAAGGCACACTCCAACATGTTAGGACCAGGAACAAGAAACTTTGAATGTTAAAAATTGTGTCTTATGCATCTATTTCACTCCAAAATAACTGGTGCTTATTCTTTGTCACTTCATGTCTTTTTGTTTTAGGCAAACACATATGAAAAATATTGGGGATTTTACCAGAAATTTGGAGGCCAGAGTTTCCCCAAAGACCATTTAAAAAAAGCTATTGCTGAAATTGAAGAGATGTGCAATATTTTGAAGGGAGAAGGTGTTATTGTTAAGAGGCCGGATCCAATTGACTGGTCTGTGAAGTATAAAACACCTGACTTTGAGTCTACAGGTAAATGTTCTTCCATTGTTGAAGGTCTTGTCTGTTTAGCTCTTGTCTGAGGGATTTTGGATGTCATCTAGTCTACCTTCCAGCTAGGAGCAAGATTATCACCAGCACTGAGTGAGGTCAGTGATTGTTTTCTGTAGCTACAGCTTGGAAgatctccagggatggaggtTCTGCCACCTGATTTGCTGACCTGCTTCAGTGCTGTGTGAATTTCCTGATGAAAGGCCTTTGCCTGATACCCAACCTGAACTTCCCACACCAGCATCTCTTGCCAGGTTCCCACTCtgttgtcactgtcactgccaAGAAGTGTGAATCTGTCACGGCCCTCAAAGGGGCTGTAGACTGTTACTGCTTTGTCCTGTACTTGCCACGTGAAAGTCAAGTGCTCTAAGGACCTCTGACTCTCTTGACAGCTCTTGGTTGGATCCTAGAGTTGGATCCATCTTAAACTATGGAGGACAAAACAGCTGGAGGCAACAGTTTACCAGGAAGATCCTCAGAAGTATCAAGGAAATTTGAATTTCTCTTTACCTCCACACATTCCTCCATGTACAGCACCATATGGCTTTGGTTATCTGCAGTGAGAGCATACTGGCTCACCAAGCTTTGCATCAGGTGTAGTCCTCAGGCTTCTTTCATGTAAAATATGTTCTTAAATTGTTCCAGTGAAATTCAAATTCATTAAGGAACACATAATGAAAAGTCTAATGGGACTATTTCTGCACTAGTTCTGTGTTCCATCAAATTCCTCTTCTTTgctattcctttttaaaaggatAGTTTATAAAGAAATGATGCTCACTTGGAAAATTTGCTGCCCATCATCACTTTTTAAAGTCACCTGGGTAATTCATGAGCCTCAGTCTAGTTAATTTTCATGAACTGAATTGTGAAGTGGAGGCTTGATGGTGGATGGCTTTCATCTAGCTGTGAATTTGTTATGAGTGAGGCTTCATAGCAAAATTTACATGGATTTTGAACAAAAAATGTTACTCTGAAAAATTACTGAAGACTGTAAGGACCTGACATTTTGTGCTGGCTTCCTCACGTTGCTAACAATgatttttgcaattattttggATAGAAATAATGGTAAAAAGAAAGATAGAAAGCGCATGAGCtgaaaaagctgagaaatatCTATTTGTCTCATTAATGGCCACATTCCTTTCAGGTATGTATGCTGCCATGCCAAGAGACATCCTGTTAGTGGTGGGAAATGAAATTATTGAAGCACCTATGGCTTGGCGTGCTCGGTTCTTTGAGTACAGGGCATATAGACGACTAATCAAAGATTATTTCAACAGTGGTGCTAAGTGGACAACTGCCCCCAAACCCACAATGGCAGATGAACTCTATGTTCAGGTACTGTTCtaattttccttcagaatttcAGTTCTTGTTATACAGAATTCTGTGGATAGTATCAACCTGATATCTACAATTCACAGAATTGTGGGGGGGAATGACACAAAACAACTCTGGagacttggttttttttctagtggATGCAAATGTGCTGTAGCCTTTCCAGCTGAAACTCAGAGTGTGCAATTAGACAACAAGGAACAGGAAGTTGTGTCTATTGAATTCCTCTGCTTTGAATTGTTTTGGTTACTGGCTGTAACTGAGCATTACTAAAGAGGAAGGAATGCTAGAAAAACATCCCAGAGATTACTTTAAATCATGAAGATTCCCTGAGAATGTCCATATGTCCTGGGTGCATTAAGAAAGTGggaaataatataaattttgtcatagaaaaaaaaccaagccctCATAATCCTTGTTTTGCATGATGATTAGTATTTTGAAAGTTACATAAAAGAAATAGTGAAGGATCTAAACTGTATTTACCTTCCAAATATTTTGATGAATAAtttcttgattttatttctaataattttgATTTGGACAATTTTGGTAGTTTCCTTTAGGCCCCCAAATGCATCAGAACCTTGGTGATGGCATTTCCAATAAATGCCATTATGGAATGATTGCAACTTTCTGGGAACAGTGTCATCAATGATGCAAAGAAGCCtttgttaaacaaaattacctTAGAGTCACCTTCAGAATTAGAAAACTTCTAGACCCTGTAGCTGCTTACCtggtatttttcatttgtgctgATTTTTACATCTCACTTGTTCTTAATTGccttgtttaatttaaaaattatttataacaaTCAAGATCCATCTTCTAATTTGAAGTACTGCTCCATTCCAAAATGTGGAAAAGTAGGGAGTCCACATTCATTAGGAAATAGCTTCCATTCCAGCATTTCTGTCACTGTGCAGTGATTTGTTGGACTGGCAGTTAAACTCCATGAGTACTGAATAATGAATACTTTTGATCACGAAGTGAGAATATTATCCACACAGTGATTCTGAAGAGCAATTAATTTCTTGATATAACTCTTGTCTCTTATCTCATGACCTATTCTTGAATGTGCTTAAAGCCTTTCATTTTTATGTCCACatttagattttcttttctattctaGTAAGAAGGAACCAAAACCACCTCCAAGGAATATACTAGCCATCAGTATTAACACATTTTGCTAATTTCAAATTACTCTTCAGTAGCAAGTTATTTGAGAACTTTCTTTTAACATCTCCAACCTAAAGTTGGTGTTGTTCTCTTTTCTACAACTAGAGTTACCCAATCCACTCTGTTGAAGACAGGCATAAActggctgctcagggaaaaTTTGTAACTACTGAATTTGAGCCATGCTTTGATGCTGCTGACTTCATTAGAGCTGGAAGAGATATCTTTGTACAAAGGAGCCAGGTAAACAAAGCTTTCTTTCCAACAGTTTTGGTATCTATATTAATGATtggtattttgtctttttaaattcctgagcagcattaaaataaagagTGTTGACAAAAGAGAATGCTATGTATCACAGAGTGTTTAATACACAGGATAAGACTGCCTTCCAGCGAAGGGGTAAGCTAAAGGCACAAAATTCTCTATTATTTtggctttaaatatttaattaaataaaaccttAGACAAACTAAACTTGGGTGCAGTTTATATTCTAGCCTGGTAAAGCTTAATTTGTCCTGTTTTTCAGGTTACA
The window above is part of the Corvus hawaiiensis isolate bCorHaw1 chromosome 13, bCorHaw1.pri.cur, whole genome shotgun sequence genome. Proteins encoded here:
- the GATM gene encoding glycine amidinotransferase, mitochondrial codes for the protein MLRVRCLRGGSRGAEAAHYIGSRLRGVFTGWVQRTFQSTQAATASQNTCAAGDKATSPVPKDCLVCSYNEWDPLEEVIVGRAENACVPPFSVEVKANTYEKYWGFYQKFGGQSFPKDHLKKAIAEIEEMCNILKGEGVIVKRPDPIDWSVKYKTPDFESTGMYAAMPRDILLVVGNEIIEAPMAWRARFFEYRAYRRLIKDYFNSGAKWTTAPKPTMADELYVQSYPIHSVEDRHKLAAQGKFVTTEFEPCFDAADFIRAGRDIFVQRSQVTNYMGIEWMRRHLAPDYRVHIISFKDPNPMHIDATFNIIGPGLVLSNPDRPCHQIELFKKAGWTVIQPPVPLIPDDHPLWMSSKWLSMNVLMLDEKRVMVDANETSIQKMFEKLGISTIKVNIRHANSLGGGFHCWTCDIRRRGTLQSYFD